One genomic window of Musa acuminata AAA Group cultivar baxijiao unplaced genomic scaffold, Cavendish_Baxijiao_AAA HiC_scaffold_1137, whole genome shotgun sequence includes the following:
- the LOC103999669 gene encoding uncharacterized protein LOC103999669 isoform X3 — MAVSMDSFSIREYAARMRSVDYDKCWPFADERTGRSLPPIPTRRFRWWVDEMRTARSAGEAVDPVERAAVGIVVETRDGPGVDSADDGRGLDAGGEEALALEGQMKAPPPSMAKQRTLKKRSLLELFAVAPMIHGVQELDGLDGGGGIEQGEEAAAAKSDCGIGDGGDVLELMKRKKRVKEGRKRRVREQIGANKNLKVTRKMMAKKKKLKVEIRAAKKGKKFKMASPIDTCKLLRNKVYKQFGKMHKKHVHNQTKPTTVRTFLKNYIFRLVQYSKLVSRNQVVAWVPPAHTPLKKQKRSISTKKRKTIERENMKCDDIVELCCKSAKRLSFSGKDGGSVLAKRCLPLQLPYLQTLCKIVSDVLAAPTDLENLEKCPSVTEGAQLNLNDRTAQLNLNDGVIAGNIETGEISFEKQLTGSYGHVNNKDSAVTKMTPLVGFDLNQPVLDCVDLNHDSLDGSTLTPSPTYLAEHKDPSLVNKHGLDSDPGNCQEQSFSLTSDDIYSFHDSIRQSVSVSNAKTSQCHYLNRDKQHWIYCSDQRIMQSTEGQTHMMDPMKYVCDEFPEFQPVHHLSKDMVISTCSSIISKAAVEASPNVRPFWRDTCTEEGFTGLPLNSQGEFIQLHPGNRGFHEVDKMPNSALNSLQVLPSSSHFQPQSNHVRTNDKFPFAPIYHEDDQHWFLKHYYPASKVVISDCSTELQGLGKVEHQSDDKTQFDSCDSRQMEICCCGCTDHIVTGNCFDRLNSHPERDLELGVWPAIQPTMRLMGKNVTVGCYHKENQECNGGKTYTDKETMTTSCDTTRVYDKPILKRRHDEECILQAESRASREFPYKSLEIMDTTSKLKMA; from the exons ATGGCGGTTTCCATGGACAGCTTCTCGATTCG AGAGTACGCGGCGAGGATGAGGAGCGTCGACTACGACAAGTGCTGGCCGTTCGCGGATGAGAGAACCGGGCGGTCTTTACCCCCGATTCCGACTCGGAGATTTCGGTGGTGGGTCGATGAGATGCGGACAGCGCGATCCGCCGGCGAGGCGGTCGATCCGGTCGAAAGAGCTGCCGTGGGTATCGTTGTTGAAACCCGGGACGGACCCGGGGTTGACTCTGCTGATGACGGCCGCGGCCTGGATGCAGGCGGCGAGGAGGCGTTGGCCTTGGAGGGGCAGATGAAAGCTCCTCCTCCTTCCATGGCAAAACAACGAACGCTCAAGAAGAGATCTCTTCTCGAGCTCTTTGCGGTGGCCCCCATGATTCACGGTGTACAGGAACTAGACGGCTTGGATGGTGGTGGAGGCATAGAGCAAGGAGAAGAAGCAGCTGCCGCGAAGAGCGATTGTGGGATCGGCGATGGAGGGGATGTATTAGAGCTGATGAAGAGAAAGAAACGGGTCAAGGAAGGTAGGAAGAGGAGGGTGAGAGAACAGATTGGGGCAAACAAAAATTTGAAGGTCACGAGGAAGATGATGGCGAAAAAGAAGAAACTCAAGGTTGAGATCCGCGCTGCTAAAAAG GGCAAGAAGTTCAAAATGGCATCTCCAATTGATACTTGCAAACTACTTAGAAACAAAGTGTATAAACAGTTCGGAAAGATGCATAAAAAACATGTTCATAACCAGACGAAGCCAACAACAGTCAGAACTTTCCTAAAGAATTACATCTTTAGACTTGTTCAGTATTCAAAATTGGTTTCCAGAAACCAGGTGGTAGCATGGGTGCCTCCTGCACATACtcctcttaagaaacaaaaaagaagtaTTTCTACGAAGAAGAGAAAGACAATAGAAAGAGAAAATATGAAGTGTGATGATATTGTAGAGCTATGTTGCAAGTCAGCCAAGCGTTTGAGTTTTTCTGGTAAGGATGGTGGATCTGTGCTTGCCAAAAGATGTTTGCCTTTACAGCTGCCTtacttgcaaactctttgcaaaaTAGTTTCTGATGTCTTGGCTGCACCAACAGATCTGGAGAATTTGGAGAAATGTCCATCTGTCACTGAGGGAGCTCAGTTGAACTTGAATGATAGAACAGCTCAACTGAACTTGAATGATGGAGTTATTGCAGGAAATATTGAGACAGGTGAAATTTCCTTTGAAAAGCAACTCACTGGTTCTTATGGTCATGTAAATAATAAAGACTCTGCAGTCACAAAAATGACACCTTTGGTTGGATTTGACTTAAATCAACCAGTGCTGGATTGTGTTGATTTAAACCATGATAGTCTGGATGGATCCACTTTGACACCTAGTCCCACGTACCTAGCTGAGCATAAGGATCCCAGTCTTGTGAACAAACATGGCCTTGATTCTGATCCTGGAAACTGTCAGGAACAAAGTTTTTCTCTAACCTCAGATGATATCTACAGTTTTCATGATTCTATTAGACAGTCTGTTTCAGTTTCTAATGCAAAAACTTCACAGTGCCATTATTTAAACCGAGACAAGCAGCATTGGATATATTGTTCAGACCAAAGGATCATGCAATCCACTGAGGGTCAAACTCATATGATGGACCCTATGAAATATGTATGTGATGAATTTCCTGAATTTCAGCCAGTGCATCATCTATCAAAAGACATGGTAATTAGCACTTGTTCTTCAATTATATCAAAGGCTGCTGTAGAAGCATCACCAAATGTGCGGCCTTTTTGGAGGGACACGTGCACAGAGGAAGGTTTCACTGGGTTGCCTCTTAATTCACAGGGAGAGTTTATCCAGTTGCATCCTGGTAATAGAGGGTTTCATGAGGTAGATAAGATGCCAAATTCTGCATTGAATTCTCTTCAGGTTCTTCCCTCTTCCAGTCATTTTCAGCCCCAATCTAACCATGTTAGGACAAATGACAAGTTTCCTTTTGCACCAATTTACCATGAGGATGATCAACATTGGTTCTTGAAGCACTACTATCCTGCAAGTAAAGTAGTGATATCTGACTGTTCTACTGAGTTGCAAGGTCTTGGAAAGGTGGAGCATCAATCCGATGACAAAACTCAATTTGACAGTTGCGATTCTAGACAGATGGAAATTTGTTGTTGTGGGTGTACCGATCACATCGTAACAGGAAATTGCTTTGATAGGTTGAATTCTCATCCAGAGAGGGACTTGGAGCTAGGTGTTTGGCCTGCTATCCAACCAACTATGCGTCTGATGGGTAAAAATGTCACTGTTGGTTGCTACCACAAAGAAAACCAAGAATGTAATGGAGGGAAAACCTATACTGACAAGGAAACTATGACTACCAGCTGCGACACCACAAGGGTGTATGACAAACCCATTTTGAAGAGACGGCATGATGAGGAATGCATTTTGCAAGCAGAATCTAGGGCATCAAGGGAATTTCCTTACAAGTCATTAGAG ATTATGGATACAACATCAAAGCTAAAGATGGCATGA
- the LOC103999669 gene encoding uncharacterized protein LOC103999669 isoform X2 yields the protein MAVSMDSFSIREYAARMRSVDYDKCWPFADERTGRSLPPIPTRRFRWWVDEMRTARSAGEAVDPVERAAVGIVVETRDGPGVDSADDGRGLDAGGEEALALEGQMKAPPPSMAKQRTLKKRSLLELFAVAPMIHGVQELDGLDGGGGIEQGEEAAAAKSDCGIGDGGDVLELMKRKKRVKEGRKRRVREQIGANKNLKVTRKMMAKKKKLKVEIRAAKKGKKFKMASPIDTCKLLRNKVYKQFGKMHKKHVHNQTKPTTVRTFLKNYIFRLVQYSKLVSRNQVVAWVPPAHTPLKKQKRSISTKKRKTIERENMKCDDIVELCCKSAKRLSFSDLENLEKCPSVTEGAQLNLNDRTAQLNLNDGVIAGNIETGEISFEKQLTGSYGHVNNKDSAVTKMTPLVGFDLNQPVLDCVDLNHDSLDGSTLTPSPTYLAEHKDPSLVNKHGLDSDPGNCQEQSFSLTSDDIYSFHDSIRQSVSVSNAKTSQCHYLNRDKQHWIYCSDQRIMQSTEGQTHMMDPMKYVCDEFPEFQPVHHLSKDMVISTCSSIISKAAVEASPNVRPFWRDTCTEEGFTGLPLNSQGEFIQLHPGNRGFHEVDKMPNSALNSLQVLPSSSHFQPQSNHVRTNDKFPFAPIYHEDDQHWFLKHYYPASKVVISDCSTELQGLGKVEHQSDDKTQFDSCDSRQMEICCCGCTDHIVTGNCFDRLNSHPERDLELGVWPAIQPTMRLMGKNVTVGCYHKENQECNGGKTYTDKETMTTSCDTTRVYDKPILKRRHDEECILQAESRASREFPYKSLEVPSNYCCISADKHMFDWTHHGFRSHWLISNANSPSGNCGFQNINPIPCQSFLSKASTSAAHCSPVTQFLDMGQFKTFGTSHPQKKCQHMLLNSSQCRHNHSISYNIPSTSHPPYANQVPIQTSRGPFSQKIPHWLLNATSQQPPFIPFHPVAEGQSCTIAENSGSPYASYSKHITTFPCGSSSMSQTYDSYAPMSVVYPSSVSALTTDNFSSMSSDYGYNIKAKDGMRFDFSHVKNQNHSKRCRKPAAKDDKIIERVKGPNLKLQEDLNSPTSVIKEQLHGGKPNIIGSLEISACANRRIDVLSDADHETDIVVVSGVSFPLKSGHTRSRPVKLSAGARCILRPNESLDQDKSHPIHSTVPSTQGTSAGKDDVSQEKAAKICKF from the exons ATGGCGGTTTCCATGGACAGCTTCTCGATTCG AGAGTACGCGGCGAGGATGAGGAGCGTCGACTACGACAAGTGCTGGCCGTTCGCGGATGAGAGAACCGGGCGGTCTTTACCCCCGATTCCGACTCGGAGATTTCGGTGGTGGGTCGATGAGATGCGGACAGCGCGATCCGCCGGCGAGGCGGTCGATCCGGTCGAAAGAGCTGCCGTGGGTATCGTTGTTGAAACCCGGGACGGACCCGGGGTTGACTCTGCTGATGACGGCCGCGGCCTGGATGCAGGCGGCGAGGAGGCGTTGGCCTTGGAGGGGCAGATGAAAGCTCCTCCTCCTTCCATGGCAAAACAACGAACGCTCAAGAAGAGATCTCTTCTCGAGCTCTTTGCGGTGGCCCCCATGATTCACGGTGTACAGGAACTAGACGGCTTGGATGGTGGTGGAGGCATAGAGCAAGGAGAAGAAGCAGCTGCCGCGAAGAGCGATTGTGGGATCGGCGATGGAGGGGATGTATTAGAGCTGATGAAGAGAAAGAAACGGGTCAAGGAAGGTAGGAAGAGGAGGGTGAGAGAACAGATTGGGGCAAACAAAAATTTGAAGGTCACGAGGAAGATGATGGCGAAAAAGAAGAAACTCAAGGTTGAGATCCGCGCTGCTAAAAAG GGCAAGAAGTTCAAAATGGCATCTCCAATTGATACTTGCAAACTACTTAGAAACAAAGTGTATAAACAGTTCGGAAAGATGCATAAAAAACATGTTCATAACCAGACGAAGCCAACAACAGTCAGAACTTTCCTAAAGAATTACATCTTTAGACTTGTTCAGTATTCAAAATTGGTTTCCAGAAACCAGGTGGTAGCATGGGTGCCTCCTGCACATACtcctcttaagaaacaaaaaagaagtaTTTCTACGAAGAAGAGAAAGACAATAGAAAGAGAAAATATGAAGTGTGATGATATTGTAGAGCTATGTTGCAAGTCAGCCAAGCGTTTGAGTTTTTCTG ATCTGGAGAATTTGGAGAAATGTCCATCTGTCACTGAGGGAGCTCAGTTGAACTTGAATGATAGAACAGCTCAACTGAACTTGAATGATGGAGTTATTGCAGGAAATATTGAGACAGGTGAAATTTCCTTTGAAAAGCAACTCACTGGTTCTTATGGTCATGTAAATAATAAAGACTCTGCAGTCACAAAAATGACACCTTTGGTTGGATTTGACTTAAATCAACCAGTGCTGGATTGTGTTGATTTAAACCATGATAGTCTGGATGGATCCACTTTGACACCTAGTCCCACGTACCTAGCTGAGCATAAGGATCCCAGTCTTGTGAACAAACATGGCCTTGATTCTGATCCTGGAAACTGTCAGGAACAAAGTTTTTCTCTAACCTCAGATGATATCTACAGTTTTCATGATTCTATTAGACAGTCTGTTTCAGTTTCTAATGCAAAAACTTCACAGTGCCATTATTTAAACCGAGACAAGCAGCATTGGATATATTGTTCAGACCAAAGGATCATGCAATCCACTGAGGGTCAAACTCATATGATGGACCCTATGAAATATGTATGTGATGAATTTCCTGAATTTCAGCCAGTGCATCATCTATCAAAAGACATGGTAATTAGCACTTGTTCTTCAATTATATCAAAGGCTGCTGTAGAAGCATCACCAAATGTGCGGCCTTTTTGGAGGGACACGTGCACAGAGGAAGGTTTCACTGGGTTGCCTCTTAATTCACAGGGAGAGTTTATCCAGTTGCATCCTGGTAATAGAGGGTTTCATGAGGTAGATAAGATGCCAAATTCTGCATTGAATTCTCTTCAGGTTCTTCCCTCTTCCAGTCATTTTCAGCCCCAATCTAACCATGTTAGGACAAATGACAAGTTTCCTTTTGCACCAATTTACCATGAGGATGATCAACATTGGTTCTTGAAGCACTACTATCCTGCAAGTAAAGTAGTGATATCTGACTGTTCTACTGAGTTGCAAGGTCTTGGAAAGGTGGAGCATCAATCCGATGACAAAACTCAATTTGACAGTTGCGATTCTAGACAGATGGAAATTTGTTGTTGTGGGTGTACCGATCACATCGTAACAGGAAATTGCTTTGATAGGTTGAATTCTCATCCAGAGAGGGACTTGGAGCTAGGTGTTTGGCCTGCTATCCAACCAACTATGCGTCTGATGGGTAAAAATGTCACTGTTGGTTGCTACCACAAAGAAAACCAAGAATGTAATGGAGGGAAAACCTATACTGACAAGGAAACTATGACTACCAGCTGCGACACCACAAGGGTGTATGACAAACCCATTTTGAAGAGACGGCATGATGAGGAATGCATTTTGCAAGCAGAATCTAGGGCATCAAGGGAATTTCCTTACAAGTCATTAGAGGTACCTTCAAACTATTGTTGTATATCAGCAGATAAACATATGTTTGATTGGACACATCATGGTTTTAGATCTCATTGGTTAATAAGTAATGCGAACTCTCCCAGTGGTAATTGTggctttcaaaatataaatccaaTTCCATGCCAATCTTTTCTTAGCAAAGCATCAACTTCTGCAGCTCATTGTTCCCCAGTAACTCAGTTTTTGGATATGGGACAGTTTAAAACATTTGGGACATCCCATCCGCAAAAAAAATGCCAGCATATGCTTCTAAATTCATCCCAATGCAGACACAATCATAGTATATCTTACAACATTCCATCAACTTCCCACCCCCCATATGCTAATCAAGTGCCTATCCAAACATCAAGAGGTCCTTTTTCACAAAAAATTCCCCATTGGCTGCTAAATGCAACCAGTCAACAGCCACCTTTTATCCCTTTTCACCCAGTTGCAGAGGGTCAGTCCTGCACCATAGCAGAAAATAGTGGTTCTCCTTATGCTTCATATTCAAAGCACATTACAACTTTCCCTTGTGGTAGTAGCAGCATGTCTCAAACATATGATTCGTATGCTCCCATGTCTGTAGTTTATCCTTCATCTGTTTCAGCCTTAACAACAGATAACTTCAGTTCAATGTCCTCAGATTATGGATACAACATCAAAGCTAAAGATGGCATGAGATTTGACTTTTCTCATGTTAAGAATCAGAATCATTCTAAAAGATGTAGAAAGCCTGCAGCCAAAGATGATAAGATCATTGAAAGAGTGAAAGGGCCTAACCTCAAACTTCAAGAAGACTTAAATTCTCCTACATCAGTTATAAAAGAGCAGCTGCACGGAGGGAAACCAAATATTATAGGATCATTAGAAATCAGTGCTTGTGCAAACAGAAGAATAGATGTCCTTTCAGACGCAGATCATGAAACGGATATAGTCGTGGTTTCAGGTGTGTCATTCCCCTTAAAATCTGGTCACACAAGATCACGACCTGTTAAACTTAGTGCAGGAGCAAGGTGTATACTGAGGCCCAATGAAAGCTTGGATCAGGATAAATCTCATCCAATACACTCAACTGTACCTTCTACTCAAGGAACTAGTGCTGGCAAGGATGATGTTTCACAGGAGAAAGCAGCAAAGATCTGTAAGTTTTAA
- the LOC103999669 gene encoding uncharacterized protein LOC103999669 isoform X1: MAVSMDSFSIREYAARMRSVDYDKCWPFADERTGRSLPPIPTRRFRWWVDEMRTARSAGEAVDPVERAAVGIVVETRDGPGVDSADDGRGLDAGGEEALALEGQMKAPPPSMAKQRTLKKRSLLELFAVAPMIHGVQELDGLDGGGGIEQGEEAAAAKSDCGIGDGGDVLELMKRKKRVKEGRKRRVREQIGANKNLKVTRKMMAKKKKLKVEIRAAKKGKKFKMASPIDTCKLLRNKVYKQFGKMHKKHVHNQTKPTTVRTFLKNYIFRLVQYSKLVSRNQVVAWVPPAHTPLKKQKRSISTKKRKTIERENMKCDDIVELCCKSAKRLSFSGKDGGSVLAKRCLPLQLPYLQTLCKIVSDVLAAPTDLENLEKCPSVTEGAQLNLNDRTAQLNLNDGVIAGNIETGEISFEKQLTGSYGHVNNKDSAVTKMTPLVGFDLNQPVLDCVDLNHDSLDGSTLTPSPTYLAEHKDPSLVNKHGLDSDPGNCQEQSFSLTSDDIYSFHDSIRQSVSVSNAKTSQCHYLNRDKQHWIYCSDQRIMQSTEGQTHMMDPMKYVCDEFPEFQPVHHLSKDMVISTCSSIISKAAVEASPNVRPFWRDTCTEEGFTGLPLNSQGEFIQLHPGNRGFHEVDKMPNSALNSLQVLPSSSHFQPQSNHVRTNDKFPFAPIYHEDDQHWFLKHYYPASKVVISDCSTELQGLGKVEHQSDDKTQFDSCDSRQMEICCCGCTDHIVTGNCFDRLNSHPERDLELGVWPAIQPTMRLMGKNVTVGCYHKENQECNGGKTYTDKETMTTSCDTTRVYDKPILKRRHDEECILQAESRASREFPYKSLEVPSNYCCISADKHMFDWTHHGFRSHWLISNANSPSGNCGFQNINPIPCQSFLSKASTSAAHCSPVTQFLDMGQFKTFGTSHPQKKCQHMLLNSSQCRHNHSISYNIPSTSHPPYANQVPIQTSRGPFSQKIPHWLLNATSQQPPFIPFHPVAEGQSCTIAENSGSPYASYSKHITTFPCGSSSMSQTYDSYAPMSVVYPSSVSALTTDNFSSMSSDYGYNIKAKDGMRFDFSHVKNQNHSKRCRKPAAKDDKIIERVKGPNLKLQEDLNSPTSVIKEQLHGGKPNIIGSLEISACANRRIDVLSDADHETDIVVVSGVSFPLKSGHTRSRPVKLSAGARCILRPNESLDQDKSHPIHSTVPSTQGTSAGKDDVSQEKAAKICKF, translated from the exons ATGGCGGTTTCCATGGACAGCTTCTCGATTCG AGAGTACGCGGCGAGGATGAGGAGCGTCGACTACGACAAGTGCTGGCCGTTCGCGGATGAGAGAACCGGGCGGTCTTTACCCCCGATTCCGACTCGGAGATTTCGGTGGTGGGTCGATGAGATGCGGACAGCGCGATCCGCCGGCGAGGCGGTCGATCCGGTCGAAAGAGCTGCCGTGGGTATCGTTGTTGAAACCCGGGACGGACCCGGGGTTGACTCTGCTGATGACGGCCGCGGCCTGGATGCAGGCGGCGAGGAGGCGTTGGCCTTGGAGGGGCAGATGAAAGCTCCTCCTCCTTCCATGGCAAAACAACGAACGCTCAAGAAGAGATCTCTTCTCGAGCTCTTTGCGGTGGCCCCCATGATTCACGGTGTACAGGAACTAGACGGCTTGGATGGTGGTGGAGGCATAGAGCAAGGAGAAGAAGCAGCTGCCGCGAAGAGCGATTGTGGGATCGGCGATGGAGGGGATGTATTAGAGCTGATGAAGAGAAAGAAACGGGTCAAGGAAGGTAGGAAGAGGAGGGTGAGAGAACAGATTGGGGCAAACAAAAATTTGAAGGTCACGAGGAAGATGATGGCGAAAAAGAAGAAACTCAAGGTTGAGATCCGCGCTGCTAAAAAG GGCAAGAAGTTCAAAATGGCATCTCCAATTGATACTTGCAAACTACTTAGAAACAAAGTGTATAAACAGTTCGGAAAGATGCATAAAAAACATGTTCATAACCAGACGAAGCCAACAACAGTCAGAACTTTCCTAAAGAATTACATCTTTAGACTTGTTCAGTATTCAAAATTGGTTTCCAGAAACCAGGTGGTAGCATGGGTGCCTCCTGCACATACtcctcttaagaaacaaaaaagaagtaTTTCTACGAAGAAGAGAAAGACAATAGAAAGAGAAAATATGAAGTGTGATGATATTGTAGAGCTATGTTGCAAGTCAGCCAAGCGTTTGAGTTTTTCTGGTAAGGATGGTGGATCTGTGCTTGCCAAAAGATGTTTGCCTTTACAGCTGCCTtacttgcaaactctttgcaaaaTAGTTTCTGATGTCTTGGCTGCACCAACAGATCTGGAGAATTTGGAGAAATGTCCATCTGTCACTGAGGGAGCTCAGTTGAACTTGAATGATAGAACAGCTCAACTGAACTTGAATGATGGAGTTATTGCAGGAAATATTGAGACAGGTGAAATTTCCTTTGAAAAGCAACTCACTGGTTCTTATGGTCATGTAAATAATAAAGACTCTGCAGTCACAAAAATGACACCTTTGGTTGGATTTGACTTAAATCAACCAGTGCTGGATTGTGTTGATTTAAACCATGATAGTCTGGATGGATCCACTTTGACACCTAGTCCCACGTACCTAGCTGAGCATAAGGATCCCAGTCTTGTGAACAAACATGGCCTTGATTCTGATCCTGGAAACTGTCAGGAACAAAGTTTTTCTCTAACCTCAGATGATATCTACAGTTTTCATGATTCTATTAGACAGTCTGTTTCAGTTTCTAATGCAAAAACTTCACAGTGCCATTATTTAAACCGAGACAAGCAGCATTGGATATATTGTTCAGACCAAAGGATCATGCAATCCACTGAGGGTCAAACTCATATGATGGACCCTATGAAATATGTATGTGATGAATTTCCTGAATTTCAGCCAGTGCATCATCTATCAAAAGACATGGTAATTAGCACTTGTTCTTCAATTATATCAAAGGCTGCTGTAGAAGCATCACCAAATGTGCGGCCTTTTTGGAGGGACACGTGCACAGAGGAAGGTTTCACTGGGTTGCCTCTTAATTCACAGGGAGAGTTTATCCAGTTGCATCCTGGTAATAGAGGGTTTCATGAGGTAGATAAGATGCCAAATTCTGCATTGAATTCTCTTCAGGTTCTTCCCTCTTCCAGTCATTTTCAGCCCCAATCTAACCATGTTAGGACAAATGACAAGTTTCCTTTTGCACCAATTTACCATGAGGATGATCAACATTGGTTCTTGAAGCACTACTATCCTGCAAGTAAAGTAGTGATATCTGACTGTTCTACTGAGTTGCAAGGTCTTGGAAAGGTGGAGCATCAATCCGATGACAAAACTCAATTTGACAGTTGCGATTCTAGACAGATGGAAATTTGTTGTTGTGGGTGTACCGATCACATCGTAACAGGAAATTGCTTTGATAGGTTGAATTCTCATCCAGAGAGGGACTTGGAGCTAGGTGTTTGGCCTGCTATCCAACCAACTATGCGTCTGATGGGTAAAAATGTCACTGTTGGTTGCTACCACAAAGAAAACCAAGAATGTAATGGAGGGAAAACCTATACTGACAAGGAAACTATGACTACCAGCTGCGACACCACAAGGGTGTATGACAAACCCATTTTGAAGAGACGGCATGATGAGGAATGCATTTTGCAAGCAGAATCTAGGGCATCAAGGGAATTTCCTTACAAGTCATTAGAGGTACCTTCAAACTATTGTTGTATATCAGCAGATAAACATATGTTTGATTGGACACATCATGGTTTTAGATCTCATTGGTTAATAAGTAATGCGAACTCTCCCAGTGGTAATTGTggctttcaaaatataaatccaaTTCCATGCCAATCTTTTCTTAGCAAAGCATCAACTTCTGCAGCTCATTGTTCCCCAGTAACTCAGTTTTTGGATATGGGACAGTTTAAAACATTTGGGACATCCCATCCGCAAAAAAAATGCCAGCATATGCTTCTAAATTCATCCCAATGCAGACACAATCATAGTATATCTTACAACATTCCATCAACTTCCCACCCCCCATATGCTAATCAAGTGCCTATCCAAACATCAAGAGGTCCTTTTTCACAAAAAATTCCCCATTGGCTGCTAAATGCAACCAGTCAACAGCCACCTTTTATCCCTTTTCACCCAGTTGCAGAGGGTCAGTCCTGCACCATAGCAGAAAATAGTGGTTCTCCTTATGCTTCATATTCAAAGCACATTACAACTTTCCCTTGTGGTAGTAGCAGCATGTCTCAAACATATGATTCGTATGCTCCCATGTCTGTAGTTTATCCTTCATCTGTTTCAGCCTTAACAACAGATAACTTCAGTTCAATGTCCTCAGATTATGGATACAACATCAAAGCTAAAGATGGCATGAGATTTGACTTTTCTCATGTTAAGAATCAGAATCATTCTAAAAGATGTAGAAAGCCTGCAGCCAAAGATGATAAGATCATTGAAAGAGTGAAAGGGCCTAACCTCAAACTTCAAGAAGACTTAAATTCTCCTACATCAGTTATAAAAGAGCAGCTGCACGGAGGGAAACCAAATATTATAGGATCATTAGAAATCAGTGCTTGTGCAAACAGAAGAATAGATGTCCTTTCAGACGCAGATCATGAAACGGATATAGTCGTGGTTTCAGGTGTGTCATTCCCCTTAAAATCTGGTCACACAAGATCACGACCTGTTAAACTTAGTGCAGGAGCAAGGTGTATACTGAGGCCCAATGAAAGCTTGGATCAGGATAAATCTCATCCAATACACTCAACTGTACCTTCTACTCAAGGAACTAGTGCTGGCAAGGATGATGTTTCACAGGAGAAAGCAGCAAAGATCTGTAAGTTTTAA